A genome region from Rickettsiales endosymbiont of Stachyamoeba lipophora includes the following:
- the rpsL gene encoding 30S ribosomal protein S12, translated as MPTVNQLVRSPRKRNQRNTKSPALVSCPQRRGVCVRVYTTTPKKPNSALRKVSRIRLTSTFDVIGYIPGEGHNLQEHSVVLIRGGRVKDLPGVRYHVIRGTLDCQGVKDRSQGRSKYGTKKKK; from the coding sequence ATGCCTACAGTTAATCAGTTGGTTAGATCACCAAGAAAAAGAAATCAAAGAAACACCAAGTCACCTGCGCTTGTTTCCTGTCCACAAAGACGTGGTGTATGTGTAAGGGTTTATACTACAACTCCAAAGAAGCCAAACTCCGCTCTTCGTAAAGTTAGTCGTATTAGGTTAACTTCTACATTTGATGTGATTGGTTACATTCCGGGTGAGGGGCATAACTTGCAAGAGCACTCAGTGGTGTTGATTAGAGGCGGAAGGGTAAAGGATTTACCTGGTGTGCGTTATCATGTAATTCGTGGAACTTTAGATTGTCAAGGTGTTAAAGATAGAAGCCAAGGTAGATCTAAATACGGTACTAAAAAGAAGAAATAA
- the rplC gene encoding 50S ribosomal protein L3: protein MAKASKIIETGQKQRTGLIFKKIGMTSVIFDNGNVVPCTVLEFEPQFVVGVLTAKRNGYNALQLACGKIKKKNVAKPQLGHFAKAKVEPKKISKEFLVSEDALLPIGTQLKIEHFKVGQFVDIVGTAIGKGFAGVMKRWNFRGLEATHGVSITHRSHGSTGQCQDPGKVFKNKKMAGQLGNNKVTIHNLMIVDIDLERSLVLVKGAVPGKKGSYVFAKDAVKKVLGANLPYPASIIENADAESAA, encoded by the coding sequence ATGGCAAAAGCATCCAAGATAATTGAAACTGGACAAAAACAACGTACCGGATTAATTTTCAAAAAAATTGGTATGACTTCGGTTATATTTGATAATGGTAACGTGGTGCCATGTACTGTGCTTGAGTTTGAACCTCAATTCGTAGTAGGTGTATTAACCGCTAAAAGAAATGGTTATAATGCTCTTCAATTGGCATGTGGCAAAATCAAAAAGAAAAATGTAGCAAAGCCGCAATTGGGTCATTTTGCTAAAGCTAAAGTAGAACCTAAAAAAATATCTAAGGAATTTTTAGTTTCTGAGGATGCGCTGTTACCAATTGGTACTCAGCTTAAAATTGAGCATTTCAAAGTGGGTCAATTTGTTGATATCGTTGGAACTGCCATTGGTAAGGGTTTTGCTGGTGTAATGAAGAGATGGAATTTTAGAGGGCTTGAAGCAACGCATGGTGTATCAATTACTCATAGATCTCATGGTTCTACCGGTCAATGTCAAGATCCTGGTAAGGTATTTAAGAATAAAAAAATGGCTGGACAACTGGGTAATAATAAGGTAACAATACACAACTTAATGATTGTGGATATTGATCTTGAAAGATCCTTGGTTTTAGTAAAGGGTGCCGTACCTGGTAAAAAAGGGTCGTATGTATTTGCAAAAGATGCTGTAAAAAAAGTTTTAGGCGCAAATCTTCCGTATCCAGCTTCCATAATTGAAAACGCAGATGCCGAAAGTGCAGCGTAG
- the tuf gene encoding elongation factor Tu, producing the protein MAKAKFERNKPHANIGTIGHVDHGKTTLTAAITKVLSKAGGATYRGYDQIDAAPEEKARGITISTSHVEYETVNRHYAHVDCPGHADYVKNMITGAAQMDGAILVVSAADGPMPQTREHILLARQVGVPAMVVFLNKVDMVDDPELLDLVEMEVRELLSKYDFPGDDIPIIRGSALAALDGDNEEIGENAILKLMEAVDSYIPTPARPVDKPFLMPIEDVFSISGRGTVVTGRIERGIVKVGEEVEIIGINATQKTTCTGVEMFRKLLDEGQAGDNVGVLLRGTKREDVERGQVLAKPGSITPHTNFEAEVYVLSKEEGGRHTPFFANYRPQFYFRTTDVTGIVNLPEGKEMVMPGDNLKITVELIAPIAMEEGLRFAIREGGRTVGAGVVAKILK; encoded by the coding sequence ATGGCGAAAGCAAAGTTTGAGCGTAATAAGCCGCACGCAAATATAGGGACCATCGGACACGTAGACCATGGTAAGACCACATTAACAGCGGCAATCACTAAAGTGTTGTCAAAGGCAGGCGGTGCGACGTATCGAGGGTATGACCAAATCGACGCAGCACCTGAAGAGAAAGCACGTGGTATAACTATATCAACCTCACACGTAGAATATGAGACAGTAAATAGGCACTATGCACACGTAGATTGCCCAGGACATGCTGACTATGTAAAGAATATGATCACTGGTGCTGCACAAATGGATGGAGCAATCTTGGTAGTATCAGCTGCTGACGGTCCAATGCCACAGACTCGTGAGCATATTTTGCTTGCACGTCAAGTAGGTGTACCGGCGATGGTAGTGTTCTTGAACAAAGTAGATATGGTTGATGATCCTGAATTATTAGACCTAGTAGAAATGGAAGTAAGAGAATTATTATCCAAATATGATTTCCCAGGTGATGATATACCGATAATCCGTGGTTCAGCGCTTGCAGCGTTAGATGGTGATAATGAGGAAATAGGTGAGAATGCAATTCTTAAACTTATGGAAGCAGTAGATAGCTATATTCCAACTCCAGCACGTCCAGTAGACAAGCCGTTCTTAATGCCGATTGAAGATGTGTTCTCAATTTCAGGACGTGGTACTGTAGTAACCGGCCGTATCGAACGTGGTATTGTCAAAGTTGGTGAAGAAGTAGAGATCATTGGTATTAATGCGACCCAAAAAACTACTTGTACTGGTGTAGAAATGTTCCGTAAGCTACTTGATGAAGGTCAAGCTGGTGATAACGTTGGTGTATTACTCCGTGGTACCAAACGTGAAGATGTGGAACGTGGACAAGTTCTTGCTAAACCAGGCAGTATAACTCCACATACTAACTTCGAAGCTGAAGTGTATGTATTAAGTAAAGAAGAAGGTGGAAGACATACCCCGTTCTTTGCAAATTATCGTCCACAATTCTATTTCAGAACTACCGACGTGACTGGTATTGTAAATTTACCAGAAGGAAAAGAAATGGTGATGCCAGGTGATAACCTTAAAATCACTGTGGAATTAATTGCACCAATCGCAATGGAAGAAGGTTTAAGATTCGCTATCCGTGAGGGTGGTAGAACCGTTGGCGCTGGTGTGGTTGCTAAAATTTTAAAATAG
- the rplW gene encoding 50S ribosomal protein L23 produces the protein MRKTSVYQVLLSPVVSEKSTLLQEQNKYMFNVAIVANKQQVKKAVEEIFKVKVTGVNIANRPGKVKRFRGIIGQRSDRKIAIVTLESNQTIDLAAGI, from the coding sequence ATGAGAAAGACATCAGTTTATCAAGTATTGCTCTCTCCTGTAGTTTCTGAAAAATCAACATTACTTCAAGAGCAAAATAAATATATGTTTAATGTTGCGATTGTTGCGAATAAACAGCAAGTTAAAAAAGCTGTCGAAGAGATTTTCAAGGTTAAAGTAACAGGAGTTAATATTGCTAATCGACCAGGTAAGGTGAAACGTTTTCGTGGAATTATCGGTCAAAGAAGTGATAGAAAAATAGCAATAGTTACGTTAGAAAGTAATCAAACTATAGATTTAGCTGCAGGTATATAA
- the rplV gene encoding 50S ribosomal protein L22 yields the protein MTDTLRLSKAKLGVVRTSPIKLNNVAKLIRGLKADAALLQLKFCKKRISTEVRKCLLSAIANAENNHGMNIDDLYIDRIEVGKSILMKRFRARARGKGAKIEKFFSNITILLKERKA from the coding sequence ATGACTGATACATTAAGATTATCTAAAGCAAAATTAGGTGTGGTAAGAACCAGTCCGATTAAGCTTAATAATGTTGCTAAGCTTATTCGTGGATTAAAAGCAGATGCTGCTTTGTTGCAACTTAAGTTTTGTAAAAAACGTATTTCAACCGAAGTTAGAAAATGTTTACTTTCAGCAATTGCAAATGCTGAAAATAATCATGGTATGAACATCGATGATTTATATATTGACCGCATAGAGGTAGGAAAATCAATTCTTATGAAAAGATTTCGTGCTCGTGCTAGAGGTAAAGGTGCAAAAATCGAAAAATTCTTTAGCAATATAACCATTTTATTAAAAGAACGTAAGGCATAG
- the rplD gene encoding 50S ribosomal protein L4 yields MDISIVNLSNEVIDKVQLSEDIFGYESRPDILHRVVLWQLAKRQAGTHKTKGISELSGTTKKPYAQKGTGRARQGSLRSPQFRGGAVIFGPVVRSHAISLPKKMRKLGLCHALSDKHQGGSLIVVDNLDLENGKTAELNNIIKKFNFDSVLFVDQNNQSEKFKRACSNLINIDVLPVMGLNVYDILRHKNLVITKQALVEIEERLQ; encoded by the coding sequence ATGGATATAAGTATAGTTAATTTATCAAACGAAGTGATTGATAAGGTTCAGTTAAGCGAAGATATTTTCGGTTATGAATCAAGGCCTGATATATTGCATAGAGTAGTATTATGGCAGCTTGCAAAACGCCAAGCTGGTACTCATAAAACGAAAGGGATATCAGAGTTATCTGGGACTACTAAAAAACCGTATGCTCAGAAGGGTACCGGACGTGCCCGCCAGGGTAGTTTACGTTCGCCTCAATTTAGAGGTGGTGCGGTTATATTTGGACCGGTAGTAAGAAGTCATGCGATTAGTCTTCCAAAAAAGATGCGCAAGTTAGGATTGTGTCATGCATTGTCCGATAAGCATCAAGGTGGAAGTTTGATTGTTGTGGATAATTTAGATTTGGAAAATGGCAAAACTGCAGAATTAAATAATATCATAAAAAAATTTAATTTTGATTCAGTATTGTTTGTTGATCAAAATAATCAAAGTGAAAAATTTAAAAGGGCTTGTAGTAATTTAATCAATATAGATGTTTTACCAGTAATGGGTTTAAACGTATATGATATTTTACGTCATAAAAATCTTGTTATTACTAAGCAAGCGCTTGTTGAAATTGAGGAGCGCTTACAATGA
- the fusA gene encoding elongation factor G, with protein sequence MSVDNIPLEKYRNIGICAHIDAGKTTTTERILYYTGKTHKIGEVHEGAATMDYMVQEQERGITISSAATTARWKDHRVNIIDTPGHVDFTIEVERSMRVLDGAVAVFDGVAGVEPQSETVWRQADKYGVPRICFANKMDRVGANFYRCVEMIESRLGANPAVIQLPIGIEESFTGVVDLVEMKGVTWQSDVLGAEFNVGDIPADLVEKANEYHAKLVETVVEADDEIMEKYLSGEEISTAEIKKCIRKGVLSGLFVPVLCGSAFRNKGIQTLLDAVVEYLPSPLDVPSVQGINPKTEAEEARKSDINEPLSALAFKVINDPFVGSLTFVRIYSGVLNAGSTVLNTVKDNKERVGRMLLMHANNREDIKSAKAGDIVALAGLKNTTTGDTLCDPDKQIILERMEFPAPVIEVAVEPKSAADQEKMGLALSKLVSEDPSLHVHTDQETGQTVLKGMGELHLEIIIDRMRREFKVEANIGAPQVAYRETITKTYEVDYTHKKQTGGAGQFARIKIIFEPLNPGEGFKFESKVVGGSVPKEYIPGVQKGLEAIKDSGVLAGYPVIDFKATLIDGAYHDVDSSVLAFEIATKAAFRQAMPSAGAKLLEPIMKVEVITPDEYMGDIIGDLNSRRGQVTGMEQRGNAQVINALVPLASMFGYVNHLRSMSQGRAQYTMIFAHYEQVPNNVADEIISKQGN encoded by the coding sequence ATGTCAGTTGATAATATTCCATTAGAAAAATATCGTAATATTGGTATTTGTGCTCATATTGACGCAGGTAAAACTACTACGACCGAGCGTATATTGTATTATACCGGAAAGACCCATAAAATTGGTGAAGTTCACGAAGGTGCGGCAACCATGGATTATATGGTGCAGGAGCAAGAACGTGGTATTACTATTAGTTCTGCTGCTACTACTGCAAGATGGAAAGATCATAGGGTAAATATAATTGATACTCCGGGACACGTAGATTTTACAATTGAAGTGGAGCGCTCAATGCGCGTGCTTGATGGTGCGGTTGCGGTGTTTGATGGTGTAGCTGGTGTGGAACCTCAATCTGAAACAGTATGGCGTCAAGCTGATAAATACGGGGTGCCTAGAATTTGTTTTGCTAACAAGATGGATCGTGTTGGTGCTAACTTCTATCGTTGTGTTGAAATGATAGAAAGTAGGCTTGGTGCTAATCCTGCCGTGATCCAACTTCCTATCGGTATCGAAGAAAGTTTTACCGGAGTTGTAGATCTGGTAGAGATGAAGGGGGTTACCTGGCAGAGTGATGTATTAGGAGCTGAATTTAATGTTGGTGATATTCCTGCTGATTTGGTTGAAAAAGCTAATGAATATCATGCTAAATTAGTTGAAACGGTTGTAGAAGCTGATGACGAAATTATGGAAAAATATTTAAGCGGAGAAGAAATTTCTACTGCTGAAATAAAAAAATGCATCCGTAAGGGGGTGCTTTCCGGGTTGTTTGTTCCTGTGCTTTGTGGTAGTGCCTTTAGAAACAAAGGGATTCAAACTTTGCTTGATGCTGTGGTTGAATATCTACCAAGCCCGCTTGATGTTCCGTCGGTACAAGGGATTAACCCAAAAACTGAAGCTGAAGAAGCTCGTAAAAGTGATATTAACGAACCTTTGTCAGCATTGGCATTTAAGGTTATTAACGATCCGTTTGTAGGTTCGCTTACTTTTGTTAGAATATATTCAGGTGTTTTAAATGCAGGTAGTACTGTTTTAAATACAGTGAAAGATAATAAAGAAAGAGTTGGCCGTATGTTATTAATGCATGCGAACAATAGAGAAGATATTAAAAGTGCAAAAGCTGGTGATATTGTGGCTCTAGCTGGATTAAAGAATACTACTACGGGTGATACATTATGTGATCCTGATAAGCAAATTATTCTTGAAAGAATGGAATTTCCTGCTCCAGTTATTGAAGTTGCTGTTGAACCTAAGAGTGCAGCTGATCAAGAAAAAATGGGACTTGCGCTTTCTAAGTTGGTTTCAGAGGATCCATCACTTCATGTTCATACCGATCAAGAAACTGGCCAAACTGTACTTAAGGGTATGGGTGAGCTACATCTTGAAATTATCATTGATCGTATGAGAAGAGAATTTAAGGTGGAAGCGAATATTGGTGCTCCTCAGGTGGCTTATCGCGAAACAATTACAAAAACATACGAAGTTGATTATACTCATAAGAAGCAAACCGGCGGTGCTGGACAATTTGCTCGTATCAAAATTATTTTTGAACCGCTTAATCCAGGCGAGGGTTTCAAATTTGAATCTAAAGTTGTTGGTGGTTCTGTTCCTAAAGAATATATACCTGGTGTTCAAAAAGGACTTGAGGCTATTAAGGATTCAGGAGTACTTGCTGGATACCCGGTTATTGATTTCAAAGCTACCTTAATTGATGGTGCATATCATGATGTGGATTCTAGCGTGCTTGCTTTTGAAATAGCAACCAAAGCTGCGTTTAGGCAAGCTATGCCAAGTGCTGGTGCTAAATTGCTTGAGCCAATTATGAAAGTTGAAGTTATTACCCCAGATGAGTATATGGGTGATATTATCGGCGATTTGAACTCGCGTCGTGGTCAGGTGACTGGTATGGAGCAGCGAGGTAATGCTCAGGTTATTAATGCTCTAGTGCCACTAGCTAGTATGTTTGGATATGTGAACCATCTAAGATCAATGTCTCAAGGTAGAGCGCAGTACACTATGATTTTCGCACATTATGAGCAAGTGCCTAATAATGTTGCTGATGAAATTATTTCAAAACAGGGTAATTAA
- the rpsJ gene encoding 30S ribosomal protein S10, producing the protein MNNQQIRIRLQSYDSTLVDHASLEIYNTAVRTGAEISGPIPMPTQTQIYTVKRSPHIDKESQEQFKLTTHTRVLYIVPSPQTVESLMKLELPAGVEVKIKLMEAA; encoded by the coding sequence ATGAATAATCAGCAGATCAGAATAAGGTTGCAATCGTATGACTCTACATTGGTAGATCATGCTTCCTTAGAGATATATAATACTGCGGTAAGAACTGGAGCGGAAATTTCCGGTCCAATTCCAATGCCGACTCAAACTCAAATTTATACTGTTAAACGTTCTCCTCATATTGATAAGGAGTCGCAAGAACAGTTTAAATTAACTACTCATACTAGAGTTTTATATATTGTACCATCTCCTCAAACAGTGGAGTCATTAATGAAACTGGAACTACCAGCTGGTGTTGAAGTTAAAATTAAATTGATGGAGGCAGCATAA
- a CDS encoding 3-phosphoshikimate 1-carboxyvinyltransferase: MLRPFQLECNGLSGEVVIPADKSILQRALIIAAISQGKTSIYAQNNSEDLKDSYNCIKSLISPANCMQAQEGYVIQGVSRYGIGYNDDIVNFGNSATLARLVVGLLSTYNKIFTFSAHDNLKKRSMLYLIDMLKQNGAEFYSNDCKFPFVMKGASAALPIKFLNHYNSAQLKSAALLAGINTPGITEIVEECETRNHTEILLSFFGARVQYQDRMILLEGYPELKGQSFSVPGDPSSAAFLILAALIIPNSQITIKDVLFDKVRLEFVSILQKMGGKIAMVNIREGEPFSKVDIQVAYSVLNGIEIEGILFSKLIDEYIVLSVACAFAKTKSVIKNLTHGLVNKESDRAQGILLNLRNLGVECEVRGEDIMIYPGSLSIDKGQIFDLDDHRILIAFVIAHLAIKGKVIVSKPYVANKSYPEIWKNLLLLNVKKSSI; this comes from the coding sequence ATGCTGAGACCTTTTCAGTTAGAATGTAACGGCTTATCAGGGGAAGTGGTAATTCCTGCTGATAAGTCAATACTGCAGCGTGCTTTGATAATTGCTGCAATTTCTCAAGGAAAAACAAGTATTTATGCTCAGAATAATTCAGAAGATCTAAAAGATAGTTATAACTGTATAAAATCATTAATCTCGCCGGCAAATTGCATGCAAGCGCAAGAAGGTTATGTTATCCAAGGGGTGTCAAGATATGGTATTGGCTATAATGATGATATAGTTAACTTTGGTAATTCTGCCACTTTAGCAAGGCTGGTTGTTGGCCTGCTATCTACTTATAATAAGATTTTTACTTTTAGCGCGCATGATAATTTAAAAAAACGTTCAATGCTATATCTTATAGATATGCTAAAACAAAATGGTGCTGAATTTTATTCAAACGATTGTAAGTTCCCTTTTGTAATGAAAGGGGCTAGTGCTGCGCTTCCAATTAAATTTCTTAATCATTATAATTCTGCTCAGCTTAAATCTGCTGCATTGTTAGCTGGAATTAATACTCCGGGTATTACCGAGATTGTTGAAGAGTGTGAAACCAGAAATCATACGGAAATATTGTTAAGTTTTTTTGGTGCTAGAGTGCAATACCAAGATCGGATGATTTTACTTGAAGGTTATCCCGAACTTAAAGGGCAGTCATTCTCAGTGCCAGGAGATCCTTCATCTGCAGCATTTTTAATATTAGCTGCTCTGATTATACCTAACTCGCAAATAACCATTAAGGATGTTTTGTTCGATAAAGTTAGATTAGAGTTCGTTAGTATACTTCAGAAAATGGGGGGTAAGATAGCAATGGTTAATATAAGAGAAGGTGAACCGTTTAGTAAGGTGGATATACAGGTAGCTTATTCTGTTCTTAATGGAATAGAGATAGAAGGTATTTTGTTTTCTAAGTTGATTGATGAATATATAGTATTGTCAGTTGCGTGCGCATTTGCTAAAACTAAAAGTGTTATTAAGAATTTAACTCATGGTTTGGTTAATAAGGAATCTGATCGTGCTCAGGGCATATTGCTAAATTTAAGAAATTTAGGAGTGGAATGTGAGGTGAGAGGTGAGGATATTATGATTTATCCAGGCAGCTTGAGTATTGATAAAGGGCAAATTTTTGATCTTGATGATCATAGAATCTTAATTGCATTTGTTATTGCTCATTTGGCAATTAAAGGTAAGGTAATAGTATCAAAACCTTATGTGGCTAACAAAAGTTACCCTGAAATTTGGAAAAATTTATTGTTGCTTAATGTGAAGAAGTCCTCTATTTAA
- the rplB gene encoding 50S ribosomal protein L2 codes for MSLKTYNPTTPGQRQLILIDRSELWKGDPFKKLTEGKSSTGGRNNLGRITTRHRGGGHKKLYRIIDFKRQKLDVTAVIERIEYDPNRTCFIALVKYEDGEHAYILAPQKLAIGDKIISSKNADIKIGNAMPLSGIPVGTMIHNVELRPGKGGQLARAAGSYAQIVGKDAGYVMIKLRSGEVRIIKAECMATIGVLSNQDHQNTNHGKAGRSRWLGVRPTVRGVAMNPIDHPHGGGEGKTSGGRHPVSPWGKKTKGKKTRRNKRTSKFIIRSRHQNRGK; via the coding sequence ATGAGTTTAAAAACTTATAATCCAACTACTCCAGGTCAGCGTCAACTGATTTTAATTGATAGATCGGAGTTATGGAAAGGCGATCCGTTTAAAAAACTTACTGAAGGTAAATCTTCTACTGGTGGTAGGAATAACTTAGGTCGTATTACTACTAGGCATAGAGGCGGTGGTCATAAAAAGCTTTACAGAATAATTGATTTCAAGCGTCAGAAGCTTGACGTTACTGCTGTAATAGAAAGAATAGAATATGATCCCAATAGAACTTGTTTTATCGCATTAGTTAAATATGAAGATGGAGAGCATGCGTATATTTTGGCTCCACAAAAGTTAGCTATTGGGGATAAAATTATTTCTAGCAAAAATGCTGATATTAAAATTGGTAACGCTATGCCATTATCAGGAATTCCGGTTGGTACTATGATCCATAATGTGGAACTTAGACCTGGTAAGGGTGGTCAGTTAGCTCGTGCTGCTGGTAGTTATGCTCAAATAGTTGGTAAAGATGCTGGATATGTGATGATTAAGTTAAGATCCGGTGAAGTTCGTATTATTAAAGCTGAGTGTATGGCAACTATTGGAGTTTTATCGAATCAAGATCATCAAAATACTAACCATGGTAAAGCCGGACGAAGCAGATGGTTGGGTGTAAGACCTACCGTTCGTGGTGTTGCTATGAATCCGATTGATCACCCGCATGGTGGTGGTGAAGGTAAAACTTCTGGTGGTAGACATCCTGTTTCACCATGGGGTAAAAAGACCAAAGGTAAGAAGACCAGAAGAAATAAGAGAACAAGTAAATTTATAATTCGTTCAAGACATCAGAATAGGGGTAAATAA
- the rpsS gene encoding 30S ribosomal protein S19, which yields MARSIRKGPFVDPYVIKKVKAVKESGKLSTVIKTWSRRSVILPMFVGLNFAVHNGKKFIPVHVKEEMVGFKFGEFAPTRTFYGHGADKKAKKG from the coding sequence ATGGCTAGATCAATAAGAAAAGGTCCGTTTGTTGATCCTTATGTGATCAAAAAGGTAAAGGCTGTTAAGGAGTCTGGTAAACTATCCACAGTTATTAAAACTTGGTCCAGACGTTCGGTTATATTACCAATGTTTGTTGGTTTAAATTTTGCTGTTCATAATGGTAAGAAGTTTATTCCAGTTCATGTGAAAGAGGAAATGGTTGGTTTCAAATTTGGTGAATTTGCACCTACAAGAACTTTCTATGGCCATGGTGCTGACAAGAAAGCAAAGAAAGGTTAG
- the rpsG gene encoding 30S ribosomal protein S7: MSRRRRTKKRIINTDARYNSIEVAKFINILMMSGKKAVAEKIVYSALDSVAERLKRNPLEIFKEAIENLKPQLEVKSRRVGGATYQVPIVVNPARAFALAIRWLKDAAAKRSEKTMFERLAAEFRDILEKRGAAMKKREDTHKMAEANKAFVHYSW, from the coding sequence ATGTCAAGACGTCGTCGTACGAAAAAAAGAATAATAAATACTGATGCTAGATACAATAGTATTGAGGTGGCAAAGTTCATTAATATACTGATGATGAGCGGTAAAAAAGCTGTAGCAGAAAAAATTGTTTATAGTGCTTTAGATTCAGTTGCTGAGAGGCTCAAAAGAAACCCGTTAGAGATTTTTAAAGAAGCTATTGAAAATTTAAAGCCACAGCTTGAAGTTAAATCAAGACGTGTGGGTGGTGCGACTTACCAGGTACCAATAGTGGTTAACCCGGCTCGTGCATTTGCTTTGGCAATTCGTTGGCTCAAAGATGCGGCTGCTAAAAGATCTGAAAAAACAATGTTTGAACGTCTGGCAGCAGAGTTTAGAGATATTCTTGAGAAGCGTGGCGCTGCGATGAAAAAGCGTGAAGACACTCATAAGATGGCTGAAGCTAACAAAGCTTTCGTGCATTATAGTTGGTAA